In Apis mellifera strain DH4 linkage group LG1, Amel_HAv3.1, whole genome shotgun sequence, the sequence ATCACCGTGGAGCGAAGCAGGTTGATGACCATAACTCGCCACGCCGCTGCCCTTCTACTCTACAAAGTTTCGTGTCGATTTTCCGGGGCAGGTTTCCAACCAGAAAACGATTCGAGCCGTTCAAGTCGTATGTTTGTTTTGGAACTTGCGCACCGTCGCTTTCCAGACCACCGGcggcccccctcctcctcctccctcctccctccagcCGCCATCTCGACTCTTCACCCAGGCAACCGGCAATATCTCGTGCCACCCAACCAACCCGCCCGCCCGGCCGATGGTGGCCGGGTGAAAGAGCACCCTTTTGGGGTTTGTGATGCGTGCAGATGGCCGTGCACAGGGAAATCACGCGTGGCTGCGCTCAACTGCACGGTTGCACCGAATACATGCCCGACCACCGGCCAAACGTTCGACCGACCAACACCAATTAAGCCAATGACGTTCTCCGACACCGATGATAATGGTAACGCTGCATTTTCACTACCCTGTATCCTATAACGAGACGCCAAAGAATCACTGAtacgggagggagggagggagggtgggTGGGAAAAAGATAATAGACGAGAATTTCGGATGCGGATGGAAATTATCGTTTATCGCGATCAAACCTTTGGTTTAATCGGAATTAGAATTGCTTAGCTGATCGAATCGCTATTCCATCGATTGATCCATTGTTcatattcgtatattatttctcATCGTTATAGACGTCTTTATATTCAACGagagaatattcttttaaaaaagatccATGATCAAATATAGTTTcgcattaatatttgaatggattagattaaataaaattcatcgaagAGTAGATATCAGATAGCATTCAAGTTAAATGGAGGAATAAATAAACTGTCCAaacatattgtataataaaaaataatctcttttCTCTAATGTTTATCATCGTATTGATATCTTATCTCGAGGTAATACATTTAAACTTCAAAGgtggaaaataattacacaAGATCGCATTTCAATATTCGTCGATTAAACGTCTTATTGCAGATGTTTTTGAGTCTTGTACTCTCTCTAATAGACACTTCCTTGCCTTTAATCTGGATAATAGTGTTGCTAAGTAATTAAGCTCTTTGTCTTTTCCGTCTTCTCGTATTTAGTTACAAAGAAAATGTCAAGAAGCTTCGTGACTTGTTGCACGAACTGCCATATCATCCGATGAAGCGTCCTGTATAAAAGTTAAAGCATCTTATTCGTCACAAAAGGACTTCCATTCTTTGTAATAGATCACGAGACCAACCGTGGAAAACACGTTCCTTTCTACTTTTCCTTCAACTTTCTTCAACTTTTAACCATTctcgtgaattatttttttaatagttgttTCTctcgctttaaaaaaaattaataaattttaataatttagatttcttCTCCGCCTTCCTGTTTCATCGTGCATGGACgatcaatttcgaatatttatttcttattacgtCGAGTTGCCCTAGTTAGAACTTCTGTTCACCGTATTACATAGCAATAGCTCCCAAAGGAGGGTGGTAAAGTAGGATCGCTTCCCTCTTATGCACCATTGGGAATCACGTTGTGTCAATTTGACTTCCAACATCGTAAACTACAATTCAACGATACACGttctttaatcaaattttatctttttaatctttccgATCCTTTCTCGATctctttatcaatttttgataatgcCACAACGTTTTTTCTCGTTAATTCGATTGAgtgtatttcaaatttatacatttttttttcttcaaaaatttttaaaatattaaaataatatcccaAATTTCCactatacttataattttcaatttttacaagaactatataattatatatatgtatatacacgcgtATACGATAACTAATACAGCAGTACAACAACTGATACAGCTACCCTACTAAGCAGCACGTGACTCGAATCAAATATGCATGGGCAAATCccttcataaatatttctataaacgaGTTAACGCAAGAGGTAACTCAATTTCGTTCCggagaaataaataacaccTTACCGTTACAAAGATTTAAACCGTTCAACGGAAAAATTAGTGGATCCCACGAGGACATCGATTCATCGAGATGGGTGAAGGGACCGATGCCTTTCAGCGGCAATGACCCGCGAAATTGCTTTACGCAATCGGCCATTATGCGTCTGAAAATTTCGCGAGGCATTCGGGATCAGCCTGCCGTTTGATGTgatacgaatattatatattgttcattGTCGGCCGCGTTTGATTGCACCGATCGCGCAATTATCGACACCCCTTTGTCctgtaataaaattcaaccGCACGCATCCGCGCCAGGAGGTGGGATGCGCCAACGTATCTACGAATAAACTGTTTTCGAGCGTGTGGAGGAATGCGAGCGAGAGAAGATCGATGGAATAAGACACAGCAAGATGATGAAAGatggataattaataacaaggtTTCCACGTTAACATTCGTACGAATTCGAcgaggattaaaaaataatttcaaaatcgtgATGACTCTAGTTTAATCTGGAAATTGGATTTGCTtatgattcaaaattaatttccagtGTTCAATAATTCTATGAATAGGATTTTAGAGGAATCGGTGACATCTTTCATTTGTGAATACCATTATTATTCGATCCTgagatgattattaatatgccTTCAGCGTTCCaggatttcgattcgatttagtTACGAACGATCGCATTGTTCTCAAAACGAGTTTCGTCTAATTTATCGTTTCATAGACATTGCGTATATCGAGGCGAAATATCGAGGCCAGGGATCGGGAAAATCTCGTGACTTCTcactgttattatatttaaaagcgTGCGCATCATTGCGCGCGATCCAGATTTATAGAAAGGGAGAGGGCGGATAGTGTATAACGGAGTGGTTGAATTTGGAGGGAAGAGCACCTTTTAGGAGCTTAGAGATTACACTTGGGACGAGCTAGTAGTAATGCAGAGGTGAGTCTCACAAGAGAGCAAGCCGCTCATTCCCACGAAGGATTCGGCAGAACTTATAATACCTACGATGTGGGATCGGTTGCGGCACGCTTCTACCACCTACTGTCACCCTCTTGACGCTATCGTTTCGCTTATAGACACCCTCCCTTTTCCTTGCGTCGCTACGCATTCATAATTCAATGTCAAGCACCACTTATCGGCCTCTTCGACCCTTTAACCCTTGAACGAGTTTGATTTATTCCTCTTTTCTGTTTCGGTGACAGCCTCCGTGGGAAAATGActgtgtaaaatataattaccatTACCAATATATTCCATCttgttcgaatttttcatatttgatttcaatcatttttctaGCAAGAAAATCTTCGAGGATTCTAGGATCAATGCGTCGAGGACGATAGCAATCCGATActtaaaaatctttgaattcttacgaaattttaaataaaaataacacttttggaaaagatatttatcgtTGAATCCGGATTCTATATTCTCTCGCATATATAAGATACTCGAGCGGGAAACGAGCATCGTTGCCTATAGAATATTAGgggacgagaaaaaaaaaaaaggaaaagaattaagTGTCGCATCGAACCGCAAAATCTTCTCCTCGGTTGGATATATACGGAGAACGTCATTTAACGCGAGAAATACTTTGAATAGCAATATCCATTATCGCGAAGTTACACCCGAACGAACACCTCGTTCCGTGGTAATCCGATTAGGGCTTGAAAGACAGAACGAGAGGGGCCATCGAGTTCAAGACAGATCGACGAGGACGCGTACAGGCAGGAATGGAAGGGACCAGGAGACGATAAACGGATAGAGGATGAAgatgaaagaaaggagaggagaagaagcaTTCTTCAAAGTAGACGAGAAGTATCGCCCTCGACAGTAacaggaggggagggagggagaggtatTGCTTTAATCCGCCTTGGGAGAAAATCTTGTAAATAATCGAAGCAATTATCCAACCGAGGCCTTGAGCGACACGATGATAGAAGGAAAGAGGTGCGGGAAACATCCGTCCTCCCttctattcgaaaataaacgttttgaaataaaagttttcatcAGGCGTTGTTATCAGCGTTGTTCTATCGAATCGATTGATAATATCGGCTCGAGTAGATgagcctccccctcccccatgCCGAAAGCGTCTCTCTCCTCGCAATGTTAAGGAGATGTCTCCTACGTGTTTAGCTGTCTCCGCGTTACGGGAAATTGCTGCGCCGGAAATTGGGTGGCAGACCTCCCTGCGCGAGTGTTTGACGTCGAGCGATAAATTGAAACTTACTACGACTGAGAAAGATTCACGTGGTGATATTTTATGAGCTCGGCGCGAACAATGCCCGTCATATTCTAACATATCGGTGCtttcgatttataaataaatttttctatctttaaaatttatccatcGATAATCTTCGTATCGAAGAATCTGTAAAGATTGACGAGAAGAAATTCtattgaaagtaaatttttttaattattaaaaatggaaattaaaccAAACGTTTCTGAATTGTTTTcagatctttttttctttttttggcgggaaaaatttatcaagtcTGGAGAATAAAAGATTTAGAGTTGTGGATGGGAAAGAGGTAAATTAACAAGTTATCAATTATCATACAGTGtcaattttctgaaataattctGAGAATTTTATCGAGTGAAGTGAcatccaatatatattatatactcatAGTTTCAAATGTACTCAACGTAGCAACAACGTATCTCTACAACCTCTTCAACGTTCCCTCACTTACTTTGCGAGAACTGTTGCGTATTCGCACAACAATCCCGGATCGTGTAATGCGCCGACGAAAGCTTTCCCTGCATGAATACCCAAGTATGCAAATGCCACCACGGCATTAGACGTTTCTCTTCGCCTTCGAACATCACTCGAGGGTCCTTTTCGTTAGACATTTCTCTCCCCTTTTCCTTAGCTACCGTATTATAAGGTAAAGACTCTTTTCCCCAGATCGACTCCTTGAACAACAATATTGATACATTTTACATCTCTTTAACATTTAACTGCTGATACCGTTCACACATATTggtttatcaaattaaatcaacTTACGACTTATTAGGAAAATATGGAACATTCATAAATCATAAGAAATCAAATAACAGcaccaatatttttctttcaaaggaAATGCAAATTCTccactttaaataattctccaCTAAAAATAGTGGTCTCGAGAGTACAAATTCTATCTTACTTTCAAATCCTATCTTCAAATTAAAACCAATACATCTACAACGATAAAGAAGGATTCGATTTTACGGATTcgcttgaaagaaaaaaaagaaaagcttggataatcgtatcgaaataaatagtGCCTGGAATCTTCGATAAAAATCACGTACGTAGCGAGCCGCAGTCATCTTTCGTCCACTTTAATTGTTCGTGATTGGCAAGGACCGAAACGTGTTCGACCAAAGCAAACACGTTGAGTGGCCAAGCAGGCGCCTCTTGCACCGGTCGAGATCGAGCTGTGCCGACGACCGTGCCGTGTGGCGGATAAGACAGTAAGGGTGCATCGGTATTTATTTTGGCAAGTACATCGAATACGGTCTCCAAAAGGAAAGCCTGTTGTGTGCATGCTGGAAACGCTACAGGCGCAACTGTAAAGGAACGCATTGTGGAAATCACCGATTTCCGCAGTCTGGCCACGTCGTTCGGTATGgggggagagaagagagggCTGTCTCGTGTTTGCACGATCCACCAGATGcactgtatatgtatatgtacacgTATACGGGGTGTCTCGGGAGGACTATCGCTTCAAATGATACTTTGGGTTATATAGGTTATACGATTATAGCAATTGTAGCGTAGTACGCGAGTGGTGGAGCGTGTTTGTAATTGGAAACTGTTTTGATTAGGCTGCTGGTAATGATTTCAGTTGATAATTGTTTTGGACAAAAGTTAAATAGCCTTGAAGATTTTTGGTGATTTCATCTGTTATCTTTGTTTCGCGTGTTTCGCGCCCGTGTTTCTTTTGTTCTTGCTTGCTAGATCTCTAGCAAAGTTACGTGATGAACTTTCTCCAACTTTATCTTTCCAAAGTGAAAAATGTGTGGAGGaactttatgaaataaatccgGTCATATGAAAAAGGCGTTAACTTACAAGTTATTTTGTCTTGTTAAATTGTCGTAAAATTTAACGCGAGAAAGATAAAGAGCAAAGTGGTACTCTTCTCTTCCCGTCGTGAAATAAGTTTTCGacttaaaattcgaataactTTTAACACACACacgtaatatgtaatatatataaatatatttgtttcaaaatttaaatataatttttcttctaggAGAAAAAAGGCTTTCCCTTAAAAATAGACTGAAATTCgcgtaagaaaattattacagcCATGCGTGCAACATCATAACCTATCAGTTTAAACGTTATATCTCGAACGAGATATAGTTCGGGACATCATGTACACAGCTGCTGGAATCCGTGTACGTATGTGCACGTGTATCAACAAAGGCGCGTGTACACGTGGACGCGGGGCAGGAAAATCAACGACGATGATGGGGGAACACGAGGCTCGCCTAGCTCGTCGAGGAGGAAAGCGGATAAGCAGCCTACTAACGAGACGATGGACAAGAGATCGCATCCGATGGATCGTGTTTTTGACGAAACGACCGCGATTTCGACATACATGCTATCAAACGTTAAAGGGAATAAGTCTGAATAAGATTGGGAAGATCGTTCGAGGATTcgacgataaaagaaaaagacatgATAGAACTAAAAGaaacgtgtttttttttcgagaacaCTTTTAAGATAGATGTGAGATACGTTACTTTTTATAGTTAAAGTGGAaactgaatttttaaaaataaatttaatctaaaaatagtataaccatataattgttatggtgaaagcaaaaataaagagaagaatattcgaatttctttctctatgaCGAAACGTTATAGCAATCTAGATCGGATCATCATCGATATTTCCATCTCGACCgaggaaaagaattaaaaaaaaaaggggctAGTGTTCTTGCACGAGTAAACAATCAAAGATTCGAAACACCTGAATCAGAACCGCGGTCGCATTCCTAGCTTATGAAGGGTCGTGCAGCTCGTGGCCCTGGATTCTAGAATCTCAAGAGTCCCGTTCCAAGCTTTCGCTCACAGCCACGGCACCGTGAACCGGTGGTAGTCCAAACTGGTGGCAAGTGATCCGTGGAAGGTCGTACCGCTCGCGTTTCGACCGTTTCGAATTCCTCGAACGTCCGTGTTCACGATGGCTATGCCATTTTGTGGTTTCATACCTGAGAACGCCTAGGGACTGGAACCACTTATCGAAGTCCTCGAGTATTCGTATATTTCGCGCCAGGATTCTGTTAGATAATTTGATATCGCATCGCCCCGATCCATAGCTCCgtttatacgtataaattcCGGCTACATTCATGTCCGGCCTGCGCAGGGACAATTGGGGGTTGAAGGATCCGTCCAGATGGCTTTCATTTGCTCGATTGTTACGAATTATTGAGATGTTATTCAAATGTACCCTCGAATCtgtcatatttcatattgtaaaaattaatatccatccctggatattaaataataacttggATCGAATTAAGACTTTAATTTGCGTGTCTCGATtattctcctctttctttttcttttttggtaattacgttaataaaaatagagagatttaagaaaaaagtccACAGACGATTCGATGGAAGagtcaaaatcaaaattagaagaaaaagaagaaacgtagGGGTTCACATTCTTtcagagaagaaaggaaggaaaggaacgataataataggaaaaaagattgaagCATGAAATACGTATCCATGATCTTTCGATCAATTTAGCTCGCATAGGCGAATATCTGATCCATTCGTGGGATGTGTACATGGTATGAAGACATCGCTGATCCCGTGTGACAGGCGTAAACGGGCCAAGCCACGCCGATCGAGCTTGCGATGCAATGAAAAGCACTGTAAGCGGCCATCTCCTGCGGTCGCTTCCTATGCTGAACGGAAGTAATCCCTACGGCGCTATAAACGCGCGTGTACATCACCCGCCCTTGGATAACGTCCACAACGAGAATCAGCTTGCGAACAAACGGCGGCCATTATGTGCTCGTATGAGCTCTTTACGAGGCCTCCTGTCGTAAACTAACGACGAGGGAGggtaatcttttctttttactctGATTCCATTGCGTCCGGTCATATTCTTTCTTAGTGAACCAACCTCTTGAAGTAGTAGATCGTAAGTTATTGGCGAATGTGGATAAGATGAAAATTGCTTGGACACAGATGATGTTGAGtagattttctttcaaatattgtgaaatctcgatttttccaataatttagaTGCGCGTTGTGTTTGGATATCAATTATGATTTGTCTttgcttttcttattttatcattccTTTTTTCCGAAATTTATGGAGTCGAATGTAAGAAAGAAGTTAATAAAATCGCGCGtgattgaaattaagaattttaaaacaatatatattcactACGAACGTATATAtcttgaaatagaataaaaaaatttgaaattaatgaacgattaatttttgtattaatattttcaaaagaaaacttCGTTACATGAAGTTTCCATTTCTTcagaatcattttattatcaatatttttacaatgaacACGTCTCATCAAATTTCaacaacataataataattaagtatataaCAGGATATGGATAATGAACATTTGTTCAacgaaaaatagttttttttttttttttttactttggtCTTGTCGTTCATCTCTCgacgtttaaaaattctaacagCTAAAGAACTATAGAGCGAGtcatttctctttttgatACACGTAAGGATGATAcacaaattgtaaaaatattctataaatcaaTATGCTTTCTAAAAATCATCGATAATGCTTCTCACGAAGGAAAACAACGATTCAAATCGTCGATCACCAACTTTTCGAAGATTCATATTCTTCCTTTCAAAAACCCATCATCAACCTTTCTCCCAACCGTTCGTCGAAAAATTCGTCCATTCTTCTCTGGAGGAATCCAACCGATAACTTCCCCGCGAATAATTTATCTCGTTATAGTTacgtttattatcttttttcttgctTCGATAGTCCCTCCAAATCCATCAAGTCTCTTCCCTCTCCCAGATCCATTCCGTCTCCTCCAATTTACTCCTCGGACTTGTTTTATAAACTTGCTCGTCCTCGGATGGCCAATTAGACCTCGAGGAGTCCTCCTCGACGTCCGATGATCTCAGACCAAATTTGTTGCTCTCGAAACTCTTGCTCCTCTCCGTTGACGAAGATTCCGCTCCCTCCGACCTCGAACTCCTCGTCGTGTACTCCTCCGTGTCGCTGCTTCTGCTATGCGTCAATTCCGTATCATCGTCGGGAGACGCGTCTATGCTCTCCCCGTACCGCTGCTCTCCACCGCCTCCTTCCTTTCCAACCTCTTTCGACGGAGGATCCTCGTCCCTGGATCTCGCCGTCTCCGCTTTAGATTGTTCTTTCGGTTCTTTGATCGTATACGCGGAACCATCCTCCTCGGAACGAGATTTCTGCATCTGCCAAGCCTTCTTGAACGGATGTTCCCGTTCTTGCTGAACGAGCTTCGGTCTCTCCACGACGAGATATTCCGGATCTTCCTCGCTGGCCTGGCTCTTTACGATCGACTCGCGTTTGTACAGGCCCGTGGACGAAGATCTGGGCAATCCTTCCCCGCTGTCTTGCCTCACAACGTTCCATCCAGATTCCGTCAGATCAGAGTCATCGTCCCTAGCAAGCTTCGAGAGATCCTGCAAAGACTTTTTCCTACTGTCCTTCGTCAGCACGAAGTTATAACTTGCAACGTCGCTGTCTTCCTCCATAGAAGTCACCTCGCTGCTGCTCGCGTAAGAcggcctcctctcctcctcctctccctctcccttcacCTCCTCCCTCGGTGGCGGCGCTCGCTCGCGATACTCCCTCCGCCTGTACGCgacatcctcctcctcctcctcctcgctccGCTCTTGAGACGAGCCGAGCAGGGGGGCGGCACGCGTTCCAACGCTCACCGTCCACGAGTCCATATTATCGTCCGAGCCGGGGTCCTTCAGCAGGGCTATCTTACCCTCAGCCGAGGATCTCCTTAAATCTTCCTCGTCCTCGAAACGGGGATCCCGTTCCCGGATCGCGTGCTTCTCCATAAATTGTTTCCTCCGTATCCTCAACTCGCTCTCCCAATCCTCCTCGTCGCTTATCCTCGGCTCCACGGGCGGAtgccttttttcaattttcctctGTTGCGAGGATACCTCGTCCTCAGAGGAGCGAGCTCTCTTCGCCTCCCCGTATCTCGAGAGTGGCGGTCTTGTTTGTCTTTGGAGCGGAGCCTCGCGCTCCTCCGATTTTCTCGAGAGCCTTTTAGACTCCGGGCCCCTGGAGGATGAACGTTCCTTACCGACCAACTCCCAAGAACGATAATCGTCCGATTCCGTAATCACGGATCTCCCTCTGGACCTAGATCTCCTGTACCTCcttcgatcctcctcctcctcctcttcctcttcctcttcctccgcctcttcctcctcctcctcctcctcctcgctgcCCCGTGTTGACAATCTTTTAGCGTCGAAACTTCTCGAGAGCGAACGCCTGCCTCGCTTAACAGCTTCCTCCCGCTCCTGTTGCATCCTGGAAAAACTACTACCGGATGCTGCGTCGTTCCCTTGCTCCCTATAATCCCTTTGAAcgcttctctccctcttcccttGCTCCCTGTACTCGTCGCTGTCCCTCGACCACCTCTTGTTCGCGTTCTTTGCCCAATCCCTGGCCAAGATCTCCGAGGCCTCCGCCTCGGTTGGCTCGCGGCTGATGAACGATCTCCTTCGGCCGATCGACGCCTTCAAAATCGGCATGTGCACCTGTTCCTCGTCCTCCACGTTCTCGCCATCCCTGTACCTTCTGCTCCCACCGTCAACTATGTCCCGTTGCCAGTCCCAACCGGTCGACGCCACCTCGTCTTCCTCGAACGCTTTCCTCTCCCGCGCCTTCGCCTCGTCCGTCCGCCTCGCGGCTTTCTCGAGCTTCCTCGTCGATCCTTCCTCGCACGGGACGGCTACTTTCAGGATGTCCGTGCTCTCCATCAGCACGTTTTTGATCTCTTGCATCGGAAGATCGAACAGTAGTGTGAGaacgatcgatatcgatatcgttGCACCCGCCTCCAACGGATCGAactgttagaaaaaaaatgtgataatCGAGATTGTTGataattgttgttgttgtaatCGTTGgttgaattttgaaagaggTACATACGAATCTGTAGAAATGGAATTCGTTGGAGTATCTCGCTGTTCCAACGTTGTAGAAAAATACTATGAATTGGGTCAAGTATACGGCGTACGATATCCTGCTGAAGATTATTAACCAGTGATGTGAAAGGAATCGGTTTATTATACCTgtggagaattaaaaattctggaTTCTGGATTCATAGAAAGAGATATATTTCTATGGGATAAAGATGTAATACGTGTAATGCGACTCGATAGATTTTCATAATCGAAgtgggataaaaaaaaagggcaAACCTCCGTGATTCGTGTAGCACGCAAACACGATCCAAGACAAAGCCAAAGCTGACACAACTGGACTGATCACGATGTAATTAGTTGCTTCTACAACATCGTAAACGTAGTCCCTTCTGGCCAACTGCCAGGGTGATCCTAACGACCACGATGCCAAGGCCATTGCGATCAACCATCCCAAGATCACTAACACCTGAAATTAGTCCATCGAGTTTGCTGATGTTGGTCATGATCTTGGAATTATGGAACGAAAACTCACGACAAAGTACACGACTgtttagaaaaattcgaaaaacgtttcaaagctaaaatttatttgaataatatccaaattgatgattaatattctgtaaaaataatgatttcacATACCTTGGGTATCCTTACTTCTGGTCCAGTATAACGTAATAGCACGCCAAGCGTTACACCGAACAGATACGGCGTGATTCTGTATATAGGCACTATATAAACTAAATTGACAGTCTTATAAATGTGtttcaatctaaaaataaaagaattgatattCGAGATGCAAAgtgtgaattaaaattgaaaaatatatatatatgtacttacGACATTCCGTGGAAAACAACGATAGAAAGATAGTTACTCATCGTTGTTATATAACGGAGCGTGgctgataataaaatgaagaaaaatattacgagGATCCCAATGATGGGCTTGCATTGCAAAAAGAATACCAACATGGGTGCTAATAACGATAATTGCACGTCCAAAGCCAAATGATGGGTGTGAGTTGCGCACTatcaatgaagaagaaaaaaatttaattgtacaacaatgtacgattaaaatattgatacaaatttttctttaattatcttaaataattaaaaaggtgTTAAAATTACCTCCTCCTCGAAGGGTAAGAAATTTTGTATGTACAACAAATTCATCCACGCGCTGCTTTTGCAAAGATCTGCATTTCCTAATATAATGTCGTTCCATTGTGGTCCCGATCCGGTATGCTCCATTATAAATGCGTACCAAAACACCACTACGAGTAACATTGGGGTGAGTCTGAACAACAACAAGTAACAACGAgtagaaaaatcgatatttttccaaaaaaaaaaaaaaaaaaaaaaaaaaacgacttGTACAAGCAATAAATGTtccctataaataaaaatgaaaaatactatTGCGAATTTAGttcgaaaattgatatattttact encodes:
- the LOC410736 gene encoding uncharacterized protein LOC410736 isoform X1, yielding MGVALLGKCIGFLALVLFLYTCYAFRIRDHTTGQMAFASSAEQPHRAACASASGRCQEKRIAGTLTKRHDTTSQTHASSIARKPPAELVSSLDEGRGLEGGGVKHEKTGFAKDGGASRSVEEEEEEEEEDEEEAIVEVETVEEIASSDDDDDDDDEKEGEDDGEDYDGSREEEKDAEDSRERVMKGRRKIVEDEEENGKMDLKKKVSPEKGLKEIIRSKKLGKEDEDDEEEEEDEDQDEDEEEEEEEDEEEDEDEEESEEVVATPPPKKLEKVRYADKDKIKSVEITYDEKSKVDNVIKAKANEIKQAKLERKPEEIARSKIETTKPDEKKLVEGLSKPVQATKKIEPVKITKSESESSKLKMKPVERAKIPVKPEASKTREPSKKETTSPQPARIKRSDKDEMKVKTKTHVDAAFALARLNDAILRVPTFVPNFTAIENLECQQHIKIFLRQLRGHKLWALQMLDSSAKIPSGLLRGNINQFGDFDECLGVMAHVKLDENTIKVQGKYCLAYIDLSPSRPDMKLPVNMMQARAAIRASMHDSGYFIPRFQTVKWALCLPAACTAEDAQSIVEQALNDYNSTVGIQFIVDVDPKMCYVKQKSRSYSKETICVLYFYAMVVCLAIVATVRDYLVVSEGKGNYSERIIMSFSLRRTVRSLFKKESGKGGIPCIHGIRSLITIMLYISHQVITISMLPFSNRIEFTEVTNNPLTTILRGGLLYTDTFLLLSGTLTSFNMAHEFITRGEIRWFCRFIARYIRLTPMLLVVVFWYAFIMEHTGSGPQWNDIILGNADLCKSSAWMNLLYIQNFLPFEEECATHTHHLALDVQLSLLAPMLVFFLQCKPIIGILVIFFFILLSATLRYITTMSNYLSIVVFHGMSLKHIYKTVNLVYIVPIYRITPYLFGVTLGVLLRYTGPEVRIPKVLVILGWLIAMALASWSLGSPWQLARRDYVYDVVEATNYIVISPVVSALALSWIVFACYTNHGGIINRFLSHHWLIIFSRISYAVYLTQFIVFFYNVGTARYSNEFHFYRFFDPLEAGATISISIVLTLLFDLPMQEIKNVLMESTDILKVAVPCEEGSTRKLEKAARRTDEAKARERKAFEEDEVASTGWDWQRDIVDGGSRRYRDGENVEDEEQVHMPILKASIGRRRSFISREPTEAEASEILARDWAKNANKRWSRDSDEYREQGKRERSVQRDYREQGNDAASGSSFSRMQQEREEAVKRGRRSLSRSFDAKRLSTRGSEEEEEEEEEAEEEEEEEEEEEDRRRYRRSRSRGRSVITESDDYRSWELVGKERSSSRGPESKRLSRKSEEREAPLQRQTRPPLSRYGEAKRARSSEDEVSSQQRKIEKRHPPVEPRISDEEDWESELRIRRKQFMEKHAIRERDPRFEDEEDLRRSSAEGKIALLKDPGSDDNMDSWTVSVGTRAAPLLGSSQERSEEEEEEDVAYRRREYRERAPPPREEVKGEGEEEERRPSYASSSEVTSMEEDSDVASYNFVLTKDSRKKSLQDLSKLARDDDSDLTESGWNVVRQDSGEGLPRSSSTGLYKRESIVKSQASEEDPEYLVVERPKLVQQEREHPFKKAWQMQKSRSEEDGSAYTIKEPKEQSKAETARSRDEDPPSKEVGKEGGGGEQRYGESIDASPDDDTELTHSRSSDTEEYTTRSSRSEGAESSSTERSKSFESNKFGLRSSDVEEDSSRSNWPSEDEQVYKTSPRSKLEETEWIWEREET